In Chondrinema litorale, a single window of DNA contains:
- a CDS encoding beta-propeller domain-containing protein — protein sequence MQNSTTIIRIILLFFSILFNLQFAFAQMQLVANLGHADEVRDIAYSKDGLFICSASEDNSLKLWEVETGREIRTFTNSGKIVSHVAISPDNKYIVSSTGSNIVFWETATGKLIKSISAHSQFIGDMNFSHDGRYLATGGGDGKVKILNVATGEFLHEMDSQAKHVRGVSFSPDGKMLASTGEEGKILLWDVASGNLVKEIKAFRKFGSHVTFSPDGKFIATINAEDKSIGIWNLKEEISYYLEGHEYWPSSICFSNDSKFIISTSQDNTIRIWDLATSKAIKIIKKGTEMGDGVLSVAMNPVTKQFATGNEDKTIEIWDFNSGNLIKTLKGLTSIARSGLFSPNENKLSVGYADGSVKFWSTKTKQPLQSFLDHKYQVTCLAYSPDNKYFASGDGEHIESIYSVDEIKVNIRETSTNRIIRTLVEESFSSDDFINRIAFSPDSKYIAIGGLNGGSFKDGYEYIAKIWSIETGELYRTFKVDNDVNAIAYSPDAKYLAIAVNGRSFSTRNMLKVWDIKKQKIIYSLEGNYGGMGSIAYSPDGHYIASSCGRVWDAHTGNEVVTFEAEGSAESIAFSPDSRYIAWGSFSNDQIEIWEVSTGKQIKKFKELNSRIKSVSYSKDGKIITSTSEDGFVRLWNSSTGELLASIVAISGSEDYVIYTPDGRFDGTQKGMNALHYVDGLNTVPLASFFEKYYSPNLLGRIVSGGKFEETLQDVDDFKLPPTVKITSPANQTKSTKPTVTVQVLAKDQGGGVDEIRLYHNGKIVQTTQRGFKPNGQTKDFEISLVNGTNNIKATAFNTDRTESQPDEITIFFQGSEKTTNLHMLVIGVNNYKNPKYNLNYALPDAMAFKESIESNATSIFGSVNVSLLQDANATKTTIQSVFNQIKENAKQEDVFIFYFAGHGVISIDDNPLFYLIPHDVTRLHENNEVLSSKGISAEELEAFSLNLKAQKQLFIFDACQSGAMAEMLAMRGAAEEKAIAQLARSTGTYWLAATGSDQFATEFATLGHGLFTYAVLEGLKGAADGASADKKITVKELSAYLDEKVPELSEKYKGSLQFPTIYGYGNDFPITIIK from the coding sequence ATGCAAAACAGCACTACTATTATCAGAATAATTTTACTGTTTTTTTCTATTCTATTTAACCTTCAGTTTGCATTTGCTCAGATGCAATTGGTAGCGAACTTAGGCCATGCAGATGAAGTGAGAGATATCGCTTATAGTAAAGATGGGCTATTTATATGCTCAGCAAGCGAAGATAATTCTTTAAAACTTTGGGAAGTAGAAACAGGTCGTGAGATAAGAACATTTACTAATAGTGGAAAAATTGTAAGTCATGTAGCAATTAGTCCCGATAATAAATATATAGTTTCATCAACTGGTAGCAATATTGTTTTTTGGGAGACAGCTACAGGTAAATTGATTAAGTCCATTTCGGCTCACAGCCAATTTATAGGCGATATGAATTTTAGTCACGATGGTAGATATCTGGCAACTGGCGGAGGTGATGGCAAGGTGAAAATATTAAATGTGGCAACAGGAGAATTTTTACATGAAATGGACAGCCAAGCCAAACATGTGAGAGGTGTTTCGTTTAGTCCTGATGGTAAAATGCTTGCTTCTACTGGGGAAGAAGGTAAAATATTATTATGGGATGTGGCTTCTGGTAATTTAGTTAAAGAAATAAAAGCGTTTCGCAAGTTTGGGTCACATGTTACTTTTAGCCCCGACGGTAAATTTATAGCCACAATAAATGCAGAAGATAAATCTATTGGTATTTGGAATTTAAAGGAAGAAATATCCTATTATTTAGAAGGCCACGAATATTGGCCATCGTCCATTTGCTTTAGTAATGATAGTAAGTTTATAATCTCAACTAGTCAAGATAATACAATTCGGATTTGGGATTTAGCTACTTCAAAAGCGATAAAAATAATTAAGAAAGGTACAGAAATGGGAGATGGCGTGCTTAGCGTGGCTATGAATCCTGTCACAAAGCAATTTGCCACTGGCAACGAAGATAAAACTATCGAGATATGGGATTTTAACTCAGGCAATTTAATTAAAACATTAAAAGGATTAACCAGTATTGCTCGAAGCGGATTATTTAGCCCCAATGAGAATAAACTGTCAGTGGGTTATGCAGATGGAAGTGTAAAGTTTTGGAGTACAAAAACAAAACAACCTTTACAGTCTTTCTTAGATCACAAGTATCAGGTTACATGTTTGGCATACAGTCCAGATAACAAGTATTTCGCTTCGGGTGATGGAGAACATATTGAATCAATTTATTCAGTTGATGAAATTAAGGTAAATATTAGAGAGACGAGTACAAATCGCATTATCCGTACACTGGTAGAAGAATCTTTTAGTTCAGATGATTTTATAAACAGAATAGCCTTTAGCCCAGATAGTAAATACATAGCTATTGGTGGTTTAAATGGTGGTAGTTTTAAAGATGGTTATGAATATATAGCAAAAATTTGGTCGATAGAAACCGGAGAATTATATAGAACTTTTAAAGTAGATAATGATGTAAATGCTATCGCATACAGTCCAGATGCTAAATATTTGGCAATTGCAGTAAATGGCAGGAGCTTTTCTACTAGAAATATGCTTAAAGTGTGGGATATAAAAAAGCAGAAAATAATCTATTCACTAGAAGGAAATTATGGTGGTATGGGTAGTATAGCTTACAGTCCAGATGGCCACTATATTGCTTCGTCTTGCGGTAGAGTTTGGGATGCACACACAGGAAATGAAGTAGTTACATTTGAAGCTGAGGGTTCTGCTGAAAGTATAGCATTTAGTCCTGATAGCCGATACATAGCTTGGGGAAGTTTTAGTAACGATCAGATTGAAATTTGGGAAGTCTCTACTGGCAAACAGATAAAAAAGTTTAAAGAGTTAAATAGTAGAATTAAAAGTGTTAGCTATTCTAAAGATGGGAAAATCATTACAAGTACAAGCGAAGATGGATTTGTGAGGTTATGGAATAGCTCAACAGGAGAGTTACTTGCTAGTATAGTAGCGATTTCTGGATCTGAAGATTATGTAATTTACACACCAGATGGTAGGTTTGATGGTACTCAAAAAGGCATGAATGCATTGCATTATGTGGATGGATTAAACACTGTTCCATTAGCAAGTTTTTTTGAGAAATACTACTCACCAAACCTATTAGGTCGTATAGTTTCAGGTGGCAAATTTGAGGAGACACTGCAAGATGTTGACGATTTTAAACTTCCTCCTACAGTTAAGATTACAAGTCCTGCAAACCAAACAAAATCAACTAAACCTACTGTTACAGTTCAGGTTTTAGCCAAAGATCAGGGTGGAGGAGTAGATGAAATTAGACTTTACCACAATGGTAAGATCGTGCAGACTACACAGCGTGGCTTTAAACCAAATGGGCAAACCAAAGACTTTGAAATTTCTTTGGTAAATGGTACAAACAATATCAAAGCTACTGCATTCAACACAGACAGAACAGAATCTCAACCTGATGAAATTACTATCTTTTTTCAGGGTTCAGAGAAAACTACTAATCTGCATATGTTGGTAATTGGCGTTAATAATTACAAAAATCCAAAGTATAATTTGAATTATGCTTTGCCAGATGCAATGGCTTTTAAAGAATCTATTGAATCGAATGCAACCAGTATATTTGGCTCGGTAAATGTTTCATTATTGCAGGATGCCAATGCAACGAAAACCACAATTCAATCAGTTTTTAATCAGATTAAAGAAAATGCTAAGCAAGAGGATGTATTCATTTTCTATTTTGCTGGGCATGGAGTAATAAGTATAGACGATAATCCTTTGTTTTATTTAATCCCTCACGATGTAACCCGCTTGCACGAAAATAACGAAGTTTTAAGTTCGAAGGGAATTTCTGCCGAGGAGCTAGAAGCATTTTCTTTGAACTTGAAAGCCCAAAAACAGTTATTCATATTTGATGCATGCCAATCAGGAGCGATGGCAGAGATGTTGGCGATGCGAGGAGCAGCAGAAGAAAAGGCAATTGCACAACTGGCAAGAAGTACTGGAACTTATTGGTTGGCTGCTACAGGATCAGATCAGTTTGCCACAGAGTTTGCTACTTTAGGTCATGGATTATTTACTTACGCTGTATTAGAAGGTTTAAAAGGTGCAGCCGATGGAGCAAGTGCAGATAAGAAAATCACAGTAAAGGAATTGAGTGCTTATCTAGATGAAAAAGTGCCAGAACTATCTGAGAAGTATAAAGGAAGCTTACAATTTCCAACAATTTATGGTTATGGCAACGATTTTCCGATTACTATAATTAAATAG